The following are encoded together in the Fundulus heteroclitus isolate FHET01 chromosome 19, MU-UCD_Fhet_4.1, whole genome shotgun sequence genome:
- the nkx2.9 gene encoding NK2 transcription factor related, locus 9 encodes MSASSRFSFSVRSILDLPERDAEAAPRSSSVYSSCSSSSPYTSWIECDQSPSISSDEGGFEPSPDSTKPDDPTQDLEPERIKKSKKRRVLFSKAQTLELERRFRQQRYLSGPEREQLARLLSLTPTQVKIWFQNHRYKMKRGRAEGALPPDADIPQPPLLRRVVVPILVRDGKPFHTCFIETEKVGCSAPPHHPQAMPFPLAFPPLQHPSAGSLPSRYQQHFPAAAASRFAWRDFWSDSVPFNPLK; translated from the exons ATGAGTGCGTCGAGCAGGTTCAGTTTTTCCGTCAGGAGCATCCTGGACTTGCCCGAGCGGGATGCGGAGGCTGCGCCGCGGTCCTCCTCGGTTtactcctcctgctcctccagctCGCCGTACACCTCCTGGATCGAGTGCGACCAGAGCCCCAGCATCT CTTCTGATGAGGGCGGATTCGAGCCGTCCCCGGACTCAACCAAGCCGGATGACCCGACCCAAGATCTGGAGCCGGAGAGGATCAAGAAGAGCAAGAAGCGCCGCGTCCTGTTCTCCAAGGCGCAGACCCTGGAGCTGGAGAGACGCTTTCGCCAGCAGCGCTACCTGTCCGGACCGGAGAGGGAGCAGCTGGCCCGTCTCCTCAGCCTCACTCCGACCCAGGTGAAGATCTGGTTCCAGAACCACCGCTACAAAATGAAGAGAGGCCGGGCCGAAGGCGCGCTGCCGCCGGACGCGGACATACCGCAGCCTCCGCTGCTGCGCAGGGTGGTTGTTCCGATTCTGGTCCGGGACGGGAAGCCCTTCCACACCTGTTTCATCGAGACGGAGAAAGTCGGTTGCTCTGctcctcctcatcatcctcAAGCGATGCCCTTCCCCTTGGCCTTCCCTCCTCTCCAGCACCCATCCGCCGGATCTCTTCCTTCCCGGTACCAGCAGCACTTTCCAGCCGCGGCGGCCTCCAGATTCGCCTGGAGGGACTTTTGGAGCGACTCGGTCCCCTTTAATCCTCTGAAATGA